From a single Pirellulaceae bacterium genomic region:
- a CDS encoding tyrosine-type recombinase/integrase — translation MSGKDSTKTIRRASTGQPGNGRAKPKVRKDFPLTWHPAGQWCKRVLGRLHYFGADPDRALQRWCDDKDDLLAGRKPRQRKRGSSTLEEAVNLFLDHVEDQVERGEKSRRWYEDMCSTGKLLLAALGRSWAVESLTPEDFESLRKRLSLTRKRKGEKQRQVSHTTLNNRVTRVRTMFNWLLKAKIITAAPDYAAAFDAPDMVARENERLERGTKDFTRAEVRSLLRHAKDHPRLYAAILLALNTGCQNADITTLKRSHVDLAGGWYLQPRAKRAKRRRAKLWPRTVRALQAVIGNRQLADDDLIFTSATGGPWHGRNCLAKEFATLKSNAGITKARCGFQWLRHTFITQASQGGDLIAVQLAVGHVDRTITARYIHSVYDPRLESIANLVDSWLTGKGGGR, via the coding sequence ATGTCTGGCAAAGATTCTACCAAAACCATCCGCCGAGCGTCTACCGGTCAACCAGGGAATGGAAGGGCTAAGCCTAAGGTGCGGAAGGATTTTCCGCTAACGTGGCATCCGGCTGGCCAATGGTGCAAGCGGGTTCTAGGTCGCCTACATTACTTCGGGGCCGATCCCGATAGGGCGTTGCAACGTTGGTGTGACGATAAAGATGATCTACTGGCAGGCCGAAAGCCGCGCCAACGAAAGCGAGGTTCTTCGACACTGGAGGAAGCCGTCAATCTTTTCCTGGATCACGTTGAGGATCAGGTTGAGCGCGGCGAGAAATCGCGGCGATGGTACGAAGACATGTGCAGCACTGGTAAGCTATTACTTGCCGCCCTGGGGCGATCATGGGCCGTAGAGAGCTTGACGCCTGAAGACTTTGAATCGCTACGCAAGCGGTTATCGCTGACTCGCAAGCGGAAGGGCGAGAAGCAAAGGCAAGTTAGTCACACGACGCTAAACAATCGCGTAACGCGCGTGCGAACTATGTTCAACTGGCTACTGAAGGCCAAGATAATCACGGCAGCCCCTGATTACGCTGCGGCATTTGACGCGCCGGATATGGTCGCTCGTGAGAATGAGCGACTGGAAAGAGGTACGAAAGACTTCACCCGCGCCGAAGTGCGTTCGTTGTTACGTCATGCGAAAGACCACCCAAGGTTGTACGCAGCGATTTTATTGGCGTTGAATACTGGATGCCAGAATGCCGACATAACTACTCTAAAGCGATCACACGTTGATCTAGCTGGCGGGTGGTACTTGCAACCACGGGCCAAACGTGCGAAGCGCAGGCGGGCGAAATTGTGGCCTAGGACAGTGCGGGCGTTGCAAGCTGTAATCGGAAATCGGCAATTGGCCGACGATGACCTGATCTTTACATCGGCTACCGGTGGCCCTTGGCATGGTCGAAACTGCCTAGCGAAAGAGTTTGCCACACTCAAGAGCAACGCGGGGATCACTAAGGCCCGCTGTGGGTTTCAGTGGTTGCGGCATACGTTCATAACACAGGCCAGCCAGGGCGGCGACCTTATTGCAGTGCAGTTAGCCGTAGGTCATGTTGATCGGACCATCACAGCGCGATACATCCATTCAGTTTACGATCCACGCTTGGAGTCGATAGCCAATTTGGTGGACAGTTGGTTAACTGGAAAAGGCGGTGGGCGATGA
- a CDS encoding DUF2399 domain-containing protein, translating to MTSLRQGIYDLAKEFQPLTVRQLFYRAVAANLIDKTQKAYNQDIVRLVGLMREEGRLPFEWVIDNTRWMRKPRTYGSLESMLYHSQRTYRRAIWDDQNAYVEIWCESDSIAGVLYDVTQEFDVPLMPCSGQPSKSFLHSAAENIAIQDKPCFLYYFGDYDKAGMDISKRIARDFKRYLPSGCEWHFERVALNKEQIREFNLPTRPPKDRRGGFTETVELEAMTTQQLHTICRACIEQHINPHTLSATKLVEMSERQTLAQIIENLEAGRDE from the coding sequence ATGACCAGCCTTCGCCAAGGCATCTATGATTTGGCAAAGGAATTTCAGCCTCTCACGGTTCGGCAGCTATTCTATCGAGCGGTCGCAGCTAATTTGATCGACAAAACGCAGAAGGCTTACAACCAAGATATTGTGCGGTTGGTTGGACTGATGCGCGAAGAAGGGCGGTTACCTTTTGAATGGGTCATCGACAACACTCGTTGGATGCGGAAGCCTAGGACGTATGGCAGCCTGGAAAGCATGCTCTACCACTCGCAACGTACCTATCGTCGAGCGATTTGGGACGATCAAAATGCTTACGTTGAAATTTGGTGTGAGTCCGATTCGATAGCAGGCGTTCTCTACGATGTAACCCAAGAATTTGACGTGCCCCTAATGCCATGCAGCGGGCAGCCCTCGAAATCATTCTTGCACAGCGCGGCCGAAAACATCGCCATCCAAGACAAGCCTTGTTTTCTGTACTATTTTGGCGATTACGACAAAGCAGGAATGGACATTTCTAAAAGAATCGCAAGGGATTTTAAGCGATATCTTCCCAGTGGTTGCGAGTGGCATTTTGAACGAGTGGCATTGAACAAAGAGCAGATTCGTGAGTTCAATTTGCCGACACGACCGCCAAAGGATCGTAGAGGCGGATTCACAGAAACGGTGGAGCTGGAAGCGATGACAACACAGCAGTTGCACACAATCTGCCGTGCTTGCATCGAACAGCATATCAACCCTCATACGCTTTCAGCTACCAAGCTGGTTGAAATGTCGGAGCGCCAAACACTTGCACAGATTATTGAAAACTTGGAGGCAGGGCGCGATGAATAG
- a CDS encoding AAA family ATPase: MDRLNCHDQSVSYNERSLLAGILTGRVRFEDVDGVCQPDDFIDDDNASLFACLRDIAMSGLPLALSAIQAELHSRGLLVGFGGADGLRLLHSEGRVSWQAAAYHAQQVAQAGRRRRLRAMLLEAAADCDSDRPADEIVRGIESQVRDLEPVRSDDYYSAGQAASAALQEIESARASGTQLGLMSGLRDLDAHIGGFRPGQMVVLAARPSIGKSCVGAEIAQRVAEAGRRVLFANLEMSKSEMGTRFLSRLSGIPSNLLRSPCTLDDSDLARLRRANERMADSHLILWGGAGRSIGQLSSAARRFHGRAPISLLVVDYLGLIAGGDGKSRYEQVSTVSQKVKSLAMELELPVLAMCQLNRDSEKNNREPCLADLRDSGAIEQDADICIFIVRQRDSEKCVLKIAKFRNGQLGSVPVRFEGQFSRVTDVAKEQTWRG, from the coding sequence ATGGATCGACTAAATTGCCACGACCAGTCCGTCAGCTACAACGAGCGTAGCTTGCTGGCGGGCATTCTGACCGGGCGAGTTCGATTCGAAGATGTTGATGGCGTTTGTCAGCCCGACGACTTCATCGACGACGACAATGCGTCCTTGTTCGCTTGTTTACGTGATATCGCAATGTCAGGCCTTCCGTTGGCTTTGAGCGCCATACAGGCGGAACTGCATTCTCGTGGCTTGCTAGTGGGATTCGGTGGCGCGGATGGCTTGAGGTTGCTGCACTCCGAGGGGCGCGTCAGTTGGCAGGCAGCGGCTTATCATGCGCAGCAGGTGGCGCAAGCTGGACGACGGCGCAGGCTGCGTGCCATGTTGCTTGAGGCAGCGGCGGATTGCGATTCCGACAGGCCAGCCGATGAGATTGTGCGCGGCATAGAGTCGCAAGTTCGCGACTTGGAGCCAGTGCGGTCCGACGATTACTACAGCGCGGGACAAGCAGCGTCAGCGGCGCTTCAAGAGATCGAGTCTGCCAGAGCTTCGGGAACACAGCTTGGCCTGATGAGTGGTTTGCGCGACCTGGACGCGCATATCGGCGGCTTCAGGCCAGGGCAAATGGTTGTGCTGGCGGCGCGGCCGTCAATCGGGAAATCGTGCGTAGGCGCCGAGATTGCGCAGCGAGTTGCAGAGGCAGGCCGGCGCGTTCTGTTCGCAAATTTGGAAATGAGTAAGTCCGAAATGGGGACACGCTTCCTCAGTCGTCTATCGGGGATACCGAGTAACCTTCTGCGATCACCATGCACGCTTGACGATTCTGACCTTGCACGACTACGACGCGCTAACGAGCGAATGGCGGATTCGCATTTGATTCTCTGGGGCGGCGCTGGTCGCAGTATCGGCCAGCTATCGAGTGCAGCCAGGCGATTCCATGGTCGAGCGCCGATATCTCTGTTGGTGGTCGACTACTTGGGCCTAATCGCTGGCGGCGATGGCAAGAGTCGCTATGAGCAGGTCAGCACGGTCTCGCAGAAGGTTAAGTCGCTGGCTATGGAGCTAGAGCTACCGGTGCTGGCGATGTGCCAGTTGAATCGCGACAGTGAAAAAAACAATCGCGAGCCATGCTTAGCAGACTTGCGAGACAGCGGCGCGATAGAGCAGGACGCAGATATTTGTATCTTCATCGTGAGGCAGCGAGATAGCGAAAAATGCGTATTGAAGATTGCCAAATTCCGAAACGGTCAGCTTGGCAGCGTGCCAGTGCGGTTCGAGGGACAGTTCAGTCGCGTCACCGATGTAGCCAAGGAGCAGACATGGCGAGGATAA